One Clavelina lepadiformis chromosome 1, kaClaLepa1.1, whole genome shotgun sequence genomic region harbors:
- the LOC143462875 gene encoding uncharacterized protein LOC143462875: MNIFVWAFSIFSAGLIAATRHPHTITDSDIAYLTELSQSLTDQAQQLVRAPTGLPIGLGCVRDRDCPSSHLCLNVEGALVDAFNLTSHETDLGRIRQKAKITGHECIRPMFDVLNAFPKDVVFARIAEAIAEINAILESANLEKFGVDAHQFVTSKVDLDVQFNTPLARTSQYAQNDDISNLLYTLAFRGNSETSVDSTTILLLSLMNAQQSSNELGANPFNNPFLLYVLLNGDSGSSSDVLTYFLLMNSNVGYSPSADQMTYIDPTTNAFSSPLILYSLLDDSSSSSDDNNLLPILALTGGLGGSMGGAGIESILPLLLLGNGSLSSNEDLIQILAQTGAFGGTGIPGQTNPLGSILPLLLLSDSVDSSSSDLLTLLLLTGSQTSGGMGGLEQILPLLLLSNSSSLSGGNDLLTILLLSGGLGGAGTDMNSILPLLLLSNSSGLGLGDDILPLLLLSGGLGGTGTDMNSILPLLLLSDSSSLSGDDNTLMLLLLSGGLSGTGGMNSILPLLLLSDSGSLSSSDDLLTILMLSGGLGGTGTSDLEQLLPILLIQDSGSSNDLLLLYVLGFLQSPVSTPVDPFAGEILG; the protein is encoded by the exons atgaatatCTTCGTTTGGGCCTTCAGTATTTTCTCGGCTGGCCTCATTGCCGCAACCAGACACCCTCATACTATAACCGATAGTGATATTGCTTATCTGACTGAACTGTCTCAGTCTCTGACTGACCAAGCTCAGCAGTTGGTTCGTGCTCCAACCGGTTTACCAATTGGACTAG GATGCGTTCGTGATAGAGACTGCCCATCATCACATCTATGCTTAAACGTCGAAGGAGCTCTTGTTGATGCTTTTAATCTCACGTCCCACGAAACTGACTTGGGACGAATCAGGCAAAAGGCAAAAATCACCGGACACGAATGCATCCGACCAATGTTCGATGTGTTAAACGCTTTTCCCAAGGATGTTGTTTTTGCAAGAATCGCTGAGGCCATTGCTGAAATTAACGCGATACTTGAAAGCGCCAATCTTGAAAAGTTTGGTGTAGACGCCCATCAGTTTGTCACTTCAAAAGTTGATCTCGACGTGCAATTCAACACCCCGTTGGCAAGAACTTCCC AATACGCCCAAAACGACGACATATCTAACTTGCTTTACACTTTGGCCTTCCGTGGAAACAGTGAAACATCCGTTGACAGTACCACAATTCTTCTTCTTTCGCTCATGAACGCCCAGCAGTCAAGCAACGAGTTGGGAGCCAACCCATTTAACAATCCTTTCCTCCTATATGTTCTCTTGAATGGAGACAGCGGCTCTTCATCTGATGTTCTGACATATTTTCTGTTGATGAATAGTAATGTTGGCTACAGCCCAAGCGCCGATCAGATGACCTACATTGACCCAACCACAAACGCTTTCTCCAGTCCTCTTATTTTGTACAGTCTTCTGGAtgacagcagcagcagcagcgaCGACAACAACTTGCTTCCTATATTGGCTCTCACTGGAGGTCTTGGTGGTAGCATGGGGGGAGCTGGAATCGAATCAATTCTTCCACTTCTGCTTTTGGGCAACGGCTCCCTCAGCAGCAACGAAGACCTCATCCAAATTCTTGCACAAACCGGTGCATTTGGTGGAACTGGCATCCCTGGACAAACCAATCCTTTGGGATCCATTCTTCCTCTTCTCCTGCTGTCTGACTCAGTCGACAGTAGCTCGAGCGATCTCTTAACTCTGTTGCTTCTCACTGGATCTCAGACCTCGGGCGGGATGGGTGGTCTTGAACAAATCCTTCCACTTCTGCTTTTATCCAACAGCAGCTCTTTGTCGGGAGGTAATGATCTTCTCACCATCCTCCTACTCTCAGGTGGTCTTGGTGGTGCTGGAACCGACATGAACTCCATCCTCCCACTTCTTTTGTTGAGTAACAGCAGCGGCCTTGGTCTCGGTGATGATATCCTCCCTCTTCTCCTCCTCAGTGGAGGACTCGGTGGTACTGGAACCGACATGAACTCCATccttcctcttcttcttttgaGTGACAGCAGTAGCTTGAGCGGTGACGATAACACTCTCATGCTGTTGCTTCTTAGCGGAGGTCTCAGTGGAACTGGAGGAATGAACTCCATCCTTCCTCTCTTGCTCTTGAGTGACAGTGGCTCCCTGTCTAGTAGCGACGATCTTCTCACTATACTCATGTTGAGTGGCGGTCTTGGTGGTACTGGCACGTCTG ATCTTGAACAACTTTTGCCGATTCTCCTCATTCAAGACTCCGGCTCCAGCAACGACCTCCTTCTTTTGTACGTTTTGGGATTTCTCCAATCTCCGGTATCAACACCAGTTGATCCATTTGCTGGTGAAATCTTGGGTTAA
- the LOC143462866 gene encoding uncharacterized protein LOC143462866, giving the protein MNTIFYISAFLSIGLVSAMSPKKLSDEDVARLTELANTVASDTKNKIYAPTSLPIGPGCIQHSDCKLTWKCRNIAGALIDIMNHTSHENDVENLKRKAKITGKECIRPIVEVLNAHPKDAVAARIVELLNKLNTIMTNADVDKFQKVYPNASDVLKFSANFEISNAPLVRAADVAVADPLSNLYLLFALRGLDDVSLDAETLILLSLFQTQQPGVNFGSNAFNNPFLLYILLGDNSGSSSDIFLFSLLSQGGLFPTTGIPRQSTVIDPNANSFLYPFILLTLLDGDSGGDDNLLFFFLLSGGLGGTGTGTGLESILPLLLLGDNDLLGGDDNLLLILLLSGGLGGTGTGTGLESILPLLLLSNGSLGGGGDDDNLLLLLLLSGGLGGTGTGTGLESILPLLLLDNNSLLGGEDNLLLLLLLSGGFGGTGVGTGIESILPLLLLSNSSLSGGDDNNLLLLLLFSGGLGGAGTGVGTGLESILPLLLLTNTSGDNNDLLLLLLASGGFGSDLSGTGGLGSLLPLILLDVIDFGGDSDLLTILLLTGGLTGGTDINSLLPLLLISDSGDSDTLLLLFVFGFFQNPTTTNPFGDVYG; this is encoded by the exons ATGAATACAATCTTCTACATCAGCGCTTTTCTTTCGATCGGTCTCGTCTCCGCAATGTCGCCAAAAAAACTCAGCGATGAAGACGTTGCCCGTTTAACAGAGCTTGCAAATACCGTGGCCAGTGataccaaaaataaaatttacgcACCCACAAGCTTACCGATTGGACCGG GTTGCATTCAGCACAGTGACTGTAAATTGACTTGGAAGTGTAGAAATATTGCAGGAGCTTTAATCGACATCATGAATCACACTAGTCATGAAAACGATGTTGAAAATCTCAAGCGAAAGGCTAAGATTACCGGTAAAGAATGTATCAGGCCAATCGTTGAAGTGCTGAATGCTCATCCAAAAGATGCTGTTGCTGCCAGAATTGTTGAATTGCTGAACAAGCTCAACACAATTATGACAAACGCAGACGTTGATAAGTTCCAGAAGGTCTACCCCAATGCATCTGACGTTCTAAAGTTTTCcgcaaattttgaaatatcaaATGCGCCGCTTGTAAGAGCAGCAG ATGTTGCTGTTGCTGATCCCCTTTCCAACCTTTACCTTCTCTTTGCTCTCAGGGGTCTTGATGACGTTTCACTCGATGCTGAAACGCTAATTCTTCTCTCTCTTTTTCAAACCCAACAGCCTGGAGTAAATTTCGGTTCCAATGCATTCAACAATCCTTTTCTCTTGTACATCTTGCTTGGAGATAACAGTGGTTCATCTTCagatatttttcttttctctttGCTTTCACAAGGAGGTTTGTTCCCAACAACTGGAATTCCCCGCCAGAGCACAGTGATCGATCCCAACGCTAATTCATTTTTGTATCCATTCATTCTTTTGACCCTTCTGGATGGTGATTCTGGTGGCGACGacaatttactttttttctttctgctcAGCGGAGGTTTGGGCGGAACCGGTACAGGAACCGGATTGGAATCCATCCTGCCTTTGCTTCTTCTTGGTGATAACGACCTTCTTGGCGGAGACGACAATTTACTTCTTATTTTGTTGCTTTCTGGAGGACTTGGTGGAACCGGTACGGGAACCGGACTCGAATCAATTTTACCCCTTCTGCTCTTGTCAAACGGCTCCCTCGGTGGTGGTGGTGACGATGACAACCTTTTGCTTCTTCTTCTCCTCAGTGGAGGTTTGGGTGGAACTGGAACAGGAACCGGACTTGAATCTATTTTACCTCTTCTTCTCCTTGATAATAACAGTCTTCTCGGTGGCGAGGATAACTTGCTTcttcttttattgttatctGGGGGTTTTGGTGGAACTGGAGTCGGAACCGGAATCGAGTCCATCTTGCCATTACTTCTCTTGTCAAACTCGTCACTTAGCGGTGGCGACGACAACAATCTTTTACTATTGCTTTTGTTTAGTGGGGGTTTAGGAGGAGCTGGCACAGGAGTCGGAACTGGGCTTGAATCTATTCTTCCACTTCTTCTCTTGACCAACACTTCTGGTGACAACAATGACCTTCTGCTTCTACTTTTGGCAAGCGGGGGTTTTGGCAGTGATCTAAGTGGAACTGGAGGATTGGGATCTTTGCTTCCTCTCATCTTACTCGACGTAATTGACTTTGGAGGTGACAGTGACCTACTCACCATACTTCTTCTCACTGGCGGGCTAACGGGTGGAACTG ATATCAACTCGTTGTTGCCACTTCTCCTTATCTCCGATTCAGGTGATTCCGACACACTTCTTCTTCTCTTTGTGTTTGGTTTCTTCCAAAACCCAACTACTACCAATCCCTTTGGCGACGTATATGGTTAA
- the LOC143462851 gene encoding uncharacterized protein LOC143462851 isoform X1, producing MLKAIVYITSLLSVGLVSAMEPRKLSDEDIARLTELANTVASDTRDKIYSPTSLKVGPGCIRHTDCKSTWTCEDIPAALNDVMRYTTHENDVINLRRKAKIEGKECIRPIAEVLNAHPKDAVADRIVELINKLNTIMENADVEKYQQVYPNVSEILQVSAKYEVSSLSLARASEVAPYDTFSNIFLILALRGNDGDVSLDAETLILLSLLQTQQPSGSTTPVDFGSNIFNNPILLFLLLGDSGGSSSNILLLLLLSQGGGGLFPTSNVPRQGDVAFGSNNLLLPLILLTALDGSGTGSDNTLLLLFLTSGGFGGAGTGTGTGIESLLPILLLSDSDILNGDDNLLLLLLLSGGLGGGTGGGIESILPLLLLSNSSLGGGLGGDDNLLLLLLLSGGLGGGGGGYGTGTGTGIESLLPILLLSGDGGLGGGDDNLLLLLLLSGGLGGGAGTGGIESILPLLLLSNSSLGGGLGGDDNLLLLLLLSGGLGGGAGTGGIESILPLLLLSNSSLGGGLGGGDDNLLLLLLLSGGLGGGGGYGTGTGTGTGGIDPLLLILLLGDGLGSGTNDLLPILLLSGGLGGGSGDINSILPLLLITQSGDNDILPLLFLTGFFQSTPVGQDPFAIQG from the exons ATGCTGAAAGCAATCGTATACATCACCTCCCTTCTTTCGGTCGGGCTGGTTTCAGCAATGGAGCCAAGAAAACTTTCTGATGAAGATATTGCTCGTTTAACAGAACTTGCCAACACCGTAGCGAGTGATACGAGAGATAAAATTTATTCTCCAACATCGTTGAAAGTAGGACCTG GGTGCATTCGACACACTGATTGCAAATCAACTTGGACATGCGAAGATATTCCCGCTGCTCTCAACGACGTCATGCGTTATACCACCCATGAAAACGACGTCATAAATCTAAGGAGAAAAGCCAAAATCGAAGGAAAAGAATGCATTAGGCCAATCGCTGAAGTATTGAACGCTCATCCAAAAGATGCCGTAGCAGACAGAATCGTGGAACTGATCAACAAACTCAACACGATAATGGAAAATGCAGACgttgaaaaatatcaacaagtTTATCCCAATGTCTCTGAGATTCTGCAAGTTTCAGCGAAATACGAAGTCTCAAGTTTGTCGCTTGCAAGAGCATCGG agGTGGCGCCCTACGATACTTTTTCCAACATTTTTCTGATTCTTGCACTCAGAGGTAACGATGGGGACGTTTCACTTGACGCAGAAACGCTCATTCTTCTTTCTCTCTTGCAAACACAACAACCATCAGGATCAACAACGCCCGTTGATTTCGGCTccaatattttcaacaatccTATTCTATTGTTCCTCCTGCTTGGAGATAGTGGTGGTTCGTCCTCAAATATCTTGCTTTTGCTTCTTCTTTCGCAAGGAGGAGGTGGTTTGTTTCCAACTTCCAATGTTCCCCGTCAAGGAGACGTTGCTTTCGGCTCGAATAACTTACTATTGCCATTGATTCTTTTGACTGCTTTGGATGGTAGTGGTACAGGTAGTGATAACACATTACTTTTGCTTTTCCTGACGAGTGGAGGCTTTGGAGGAGCTGGCACAGGAACTGGGACTGGAATTGAATCTCTGCTTCCGATTCTTTTACTTTCTGATAGCGACATTCTTAACGGCGATGATAACttgcttttgcttttgttgctCTCTGGAGGTTTAGGAGGTGGAACTGGAGGCGGGATAGAATCCATTTTGCCTCTCCTTCTCTTGTCAAACTCCTCACTTGGCGGTGGTTTAGGCGGCGACGACAaccttttgttgttattattgctCAGCGGAGGTttaggaggaggaggaggaggataTGGCACAGGAACTGGAACTGGAATTGAATCTCTTCTTCCGATTCTTTTACTTTCTGGTGACGGTGGTTTAGGCGGCGGCGACGACAaccttttgttgttattattgctTAGCGGTGGTTTAGGAGGGGGTGCTGGCACAGGGGGAATAGAGTCAATTCTTCCACTtctgcttttgtcaaactcttCACTTGGCGGTGGTTTAGGCGGCGACGACAaccttttgttgttattattgctCAGCGGTGGTTTAGGAGGGGGTGCTGGCACAGGAGGTATAGAGTCTATTCTTCCACTtctgcttttgtcaaactccTCACTTGGCGGTGGTTTAGGCGGCGGCGACGACAaccttttgttgttattattgctTAGCGGTGGTTTAGGTGGAGGAGGAGGATATGGCACAGGAACTGGAACTGGAACCGGGGGAATAGATCCTTTGCTTTTAATCCTTTTACTTGGTGACGGTCTTGGATCAGGCACCAATGATCTTTTACCAATTCTTCTCCTTAGTGGTGGACTTGGAGGTGGTTCAG GAGATATCAACTCAATATTGCCACTTCTCCTCATCACTCAATCCGGTGACAACGATATTCTTCCTTTGCTCTTCCTTACCGGCTTTTTCCAGAGCACACCTGTCGGCCAAGATCCATTTGCAATTCAAGGATAA
- the LOC143462851 gene encoding uncharacterized protein LOC143462851 isoform X2, with translation MLKAIVYITSLLSVGLVSAMEPRKLSDEDIARLTELANTVASDTRDKIYSPTSLKVGPGCIRHTDCKSTWTCEDIPAALNDVMRYTTHENDVINLRRKAKIEGKECIRPIAEVLNAHPKDAVADRIVELINKLNTIMENADVEKYQQVYPNVSEILQVSAKYEVSSLSLARASEVAPYDTFSNIFLILALRGNDGDVSLDAETLILLSLLQTQQPSGSTTPVDFGSNIFNNPILLFLLLGDSGGSSSNILLLLLLSQGGGGLFPTSNVPRQGDVAFGSNNLLLPLILLTALDGSGTGSDNTLLLLFLTSGGFGGAGTGTGTGIESLLPILLLSDSDILNGDDNLLLLLLLSGGLGGGTGGGIESILPLLLLSNSSLGGGLGGDDNLLLLLLLSGGLGGGGGGYGTGTGTGIESLLPILLLSGDGGLGGDDNLLLLLLLSGGLGGGAGTGGIESILPLLLLSNSSLGGGLGGGDDNLLLLLLLSGGLGGGGGYGTGTGTGTGGIDPLLLILLLGDGLGSGTNDLLPILLLSGGLGGGSGDINSILPLLLITQSGDNDILPLLFLTGFFQSTPVGQDPFAIQG, from the exons ATGCTGAAAGCAATCGTATACATCACCTCCCTTCTTTCGGTCGGGCTGGTTTCAGCAATGGAGCCAAGAAAACTTTCTGATGAAGATATTGCTCGTTTAACAGAACTTGCCAACACCGTAGCGAGTGATACGAGAGATAAAATTTATTCTCCAACATCGTTGAAAGTAGGACCTG GGTGCATTCGACACACTGATTGCAAATCAACTTGGACATGCGAAGATATTCCCGCTGCTCTCAACGACGTCATGCGTTATACCACCCATGAAAACGACGTCATAAATCTAAGGAGAAAAGCCAAAATCGAAGGAAAAGAATGCATTAGGCCAATCGCTGAAGTATTGAACGCTCATCCAAAAGATGCCGTAGCAGACAGAATCGTGGAACTGATCAACAAACTCAACACGATAATGGAAAATGCAGACgttgaaaaatatcaacaagtTTATCCCAATGTCTCTGAGATTCTGCAAGTTTCAGCGAAATACGAAGTCTCAAGTTTGTCGCTTGCAAGAGCATCGG agGTGGCGCCCTACGATACTTTTTCCAACATTTTTCTGATTCTTGCACTCAGAGGTAACGATGGGGACGTTTCACTTGACGCAGAAACGCTCATTCTTCTTTCTCTCTTGCAAACACAACAACCATCAGGATCAACAACGCCCGTTGATTTCGGCTccaatattttcaacaatccTATTCTATTGTTCCTCCTGCTTGGAGATAGTGGTGGTTCGTCCTCAAATATCTTGCTTTTGCTTCTTCTTTCGCAAGGAGGAGGTGGTTTGTTTCCAACTTCCAATGTTCCCCGTCAAGGAGACGTTGCTTTCGGCTCGAATAACTTACTATTGCCATTGATTCTTTTGACTGCTTTGGATGGTAGTGGTACAGGTAGTGATAACACATTACTTTTGCTTTTCCTGACGAGTGGAGGCTTTGGAGGAGCTGGCACAGGAACTGGGACTGGAATTGAATCTCTGCTTCCGATTCTTTTACTTTCTGATAGCGACATTCTTAACGGCGATGATAACttgcttttgcttttgttgctCTCTGGAGGTTTAGGAGGTGGAACTGGAGGCGGGATAGAATCCATTTTGCCTCTCCTTCTCTTGTCAAACTCCTCACTTGGCGGTGGTTTAGGCGGCGACGACAaccttttgttgttattattgctCAGCGGAGGTttaggaggaggaggaggaggataTGGCACAGGAACTGGAACTGGAATTGAATCTCTTCTTCCGATTCTTTTACTTTCTGGTGACGGTGGTTTAG GCGGCGACGACAaccttttgttgttattattgctCAGCGGTGGTTTAGGAGGGGGTGCTGGCACAGGAGGTATAGAGTCTATTCTTCCACTtctgcttttgtcaaactccTCACTTGGCGGTGGTTTAGGCGGCGGCGACGACAaccttttgttgttattattgctTAGCGGTGGTTTAGGTGGAGGAGGAGGATATGGCACAGGAACTGGAACTGGAACCGGGGGAATAGATCCTTTGCTTTTAATCCTTTTACTTGGTGACGGTCTTGGATCAGGCACCAATGATCTTTTACCAATTCTTCTCCTTAGTGGTGGACTTGGAGGTGGTTCAG GAGATATCAACTCAATATTGCCACTTCTCCTCATCACTCAATCCGGTGACAACGATATTCTTCCTTTGCTCTTCCTTACCGGCTTTTTCCAGAGCACACCTGTCGGCCAAGATCCATTTGCAATTCAAGGATAA
- the LOC143464418 gene encoding uncharacterized protein LOC143464418: MKRKVQTIQTPERLRGPEKIYHWCKFRQTMLKSIVYITALLSVGLVSAMEPRKLSDEDIARLTELANTVASDTRDKIYSPTLLKVGPGCIQHTDCKSTWTCEDIPAALNDVMRYTTHENDVLNLRRKAKIEGKECIRPIAEVLNAHPKDAVADRIVELINKLNTIMENADVEKYQKVLPNASEILQFSAEVEVSSLPLARASEVAPYDSFSNIFLLLALRGSDGDVSLDAETLILLSLLQTQQPGSTTPVDFGSNIFNNPILLFLLLGDSGGSSSNILLFFLLSQGGGLFPTSNVPRQGDIGFGSNNLLLPLILLTALDGSGTGSDNTLLLFFLTSGGFGGAGTGTGTGIESLLPILLLSDSDILNGDDDLLLLLLLSGGLGGGTGGGIESILPLLLLSNSSLGGGLGGDDNLLLLLLLSGGLGGGGGGYGTGTGTGIESLLPILLLSDSDILNGDDDLLLLLLLSGGLGGGAGTGGIESILPLLLLSNSSLGGGLGGGDDNLLLLLLLSGGLGGGGGYGTGTGTGTGGIDPLFLILLLGDGLGSGTNDLLPILLLSGGLGGGSDINSLLPLLLITQSGDNDNLLLLFLFGFLQNTPGGQNPLVFPTYG, translated from the exons ATGAAGAGAAAGGTTCAAACCATTCAGACGCCTGAGCGCTTGAGGGGACCAGAGAAGATTTATCATTGGTGCAAG TTCAGACAAACGATGCTGAAATCTATCGTATACATCACCGCCCTTCTTTCAGTCGGGCTGGTTTCAGCAATGGAGCCAAGAAAACTTTCTGATGAAGATATTGCTCGTTTAACAGAACTTGCCAACACCGTAGCGAGTGATACGAGAGATAAAATATATTCTCCAACATTGTTGAAAGTCGGACCTG GGTGCATTCAACACACTGATTGCAAATCAACTTGGACATGCGAAGATATTCCAGCTGCTCTCAACGACGTCATGCGTTATACCACCCATGAAAACGACGTCTTAAATCTAAGGAGAAAAGCCAAAATCGAAGGAAAAGAATGCATCAGGCCAATCGCTGAAGTATTGAACGCTCATCCAAAAGATGCCGTAGCAGACAGAATCGTGGAATTGATCAACAAACTCAACACGATAATGGAAAACGCAGACgttgaaaaatatcaaaaagttctTCCCAACGCGTCTGAGATTCTGCAATTTTCAGCAGAAGTTGAAGTCTCAAGTTTGCCGCTTGCAAGAGCATCGG agGTGGCGCCCTACGATTCTTTTTCCAACATTTTTCTGCTTCTTGCACTCAGAGGTAGTGATGGGGACGTTTCACTTGACGCAGAAACGCTCATTCTTCTTTCTCTCTTGCAAACACAACAACCAGGATCAACAACGCCAGTAGATTTCGGCTccaatattttcaacaatccTATTCTATTGTTCCTCCTGCTTGGAGATAGTGGTGGTTCGTCCTCAAATATCTtgcttttctttcttctttcgCAAGGAGGTGGTTTGTTTCCAACTTCCAATGTTCCCCGTCAAGGAGACATTGGTTTCGGCTCGAATAACTTACTATTGCCATTGATTCTTTTGACTGCTTTGGATGGTAGTGGTACAGGTAGTGATAACacattacttttgtttttcctGACGAGTGGAGGCTTTGGAGGAGCTGGCACAGGAACTGGGACTGGAATTGAATCTCTGCTTCCGATTCTTTTACTTTCTGATAGCGATATTCTTAATGGCGATGATGACttgcttttgcttttgttgctCTCTGGAGGTTTAGGAGGTGGAACTGGAGGCGGAATAGAATCCATTTTGCCTTTGCTTCTCTTGTCAAACTCCTCACTTGGTGGTGGTTTAGGCGGCGACGACAaccttttgttgttattattgctCAGCGGAGGTttaggaggaggaggaggaggataTGGCACAGGAACTGGAACTGGAATTGAATCTCTTCTTCCGATTCTTTTACTTTCTGATAGCGACATTCTTAATGGCGATGATGACttgcttttgcttttgttgctTTCTGGAGGCTTAGGAGGAGGTGCTGGCACAGGAGGAATAGAGTCTATTCTTCCACTtctgcttttgtcaaactccTCACTTGGCGGTGGTTTAGGCGGCGGCGACGACAaccttttgttgttattattgctTAGCGGTGGTttaggaggaggaggaggataTGGCACAGGAACTGGAACTGGAACCGGGGGAATAGatcctttgtttttaatccTTTTACTTGGTGACGGTCTTGGATCAGGCACCAATGATCTTTTACCAATTCTTCTCCTTAGTGGTGGACTTGGAGGTGGTTCAG ATATCAACTCATTATTGCCACTTCTCCTCATCACTCAATCTGGTGACAACGACAATCTTCTTTTGTTATTCCTTTTTGGCTTCTTGCAAAACACACCAGGCGGACAAAATCCACTAGTGTTTCCGACATATGGATAA